One Perca flavescens isolate YP-PL-M2 chromosome 9, PFLA_1.0, whole genome shotgun sequence genomic window carries:
- the cep19 gene encoding centrosomal protein of 19 kDa: MSFEAKRCGVQFTPPSIVLIYEHKETKHVRKRIIPVRNFSKYSDYSMAAERLKNHPRHRDYLEGVSQSQLEKLHIILRNHMQGFSLEHSMASFRLDPDEDLNKLDDDELARKKGQMDELFEKNRKRKDDPDFVYDLEMDFTKTAQENCSWDDESDDGF; the protein is encoded by the exons ATGAGTTTCGAGGCAAAGCGATGTGGAGTGCAGTTCACTCCTCCCTCTATAGTTTTAATTTATGAACACAAGGAAACTAAACATGTGCGAAAAAGAATAATACCTGTGCGGAACTTCTCAAAATATTCTG ACTACAGCATGGCTGCAGAAAGGCTGAAGAACCACCCTCGGCACAGGGACTACCTGGAGGGTGTGTCCCAGAGCCAGTTGGAGAAGCTTCACATCATCCTGCGCAATCACATGCAAGGCTTCAGCTTGGAACACAGCATGGCTTCGTTCCGCCTGGACCCCGACGAAGACCTCAACAAACTGGACGACGACGAGCTGGCTCGCAAGAAGGGCCAAATGGACGAACTGTTCGAAAAGAACCGGAAGCGCAAAGACGATCCTGACTTTGTTTACGATCTGGAAATGGATTTCACCAAGACCGCCCAAGAAAACTGCAGCTGGGACGACGAGTCCGATGATGGATTTTGA
- the LOC114562102 gene encoding pleckstrin homology domain-containing family B member 2 isoform X2 has product MAMVKSGWLHRQSTILRRWKRNWFDLWADGRLVFYNNQQRRDMEDDIHMRVDCINIRNAVACQELNPPEGKMRDSLLQIVCRDGRVISLCADSADDALAWTMALQDARINAVVATPQIGFAQEVIASAPPPYSEYAPPPQGYALGPYGEYVAPPPHATQIVYSADGQPYAYPYQYQGGYTTAGVNHVVIQRQHEDRGDVALGMLAGAATGLALGSLFSVF; this is encoded by the exons ATGGCTATGGTAAAGAGTGGTTGGCTCCATCGACAAA GTACCATACTGCGTCGGTGGAAAAGAAACTGGTTTGATTTGTGGGCTGATGGACGGCTTGTGTTCTATAATAATCAGCAAAGGCGTGACATGGAGGATGACATCCACATGAGGGTTGACTGCATTAACATCCGCAACGCTGTTGCTTGTCAAG AGCTGAACCCTCCAGAGGGGAAGATGCGTGATTCCTTGCTTCAGATAGTTTGCAGAGATGGACGGGTCATCAGCCTGTGTGCAGACAGCGCAGACGATGCTCT GGCATGGACCATGGCACTTCAGGATGCCAGAATTAATGCG gTGGTCGCTACACCTCAGATCGGCTTTGCACAGGAAGTGATAGCATCTGCTCCTCCCCCCTACTCAGAATATGCTCCACCACCTCAG GGTTATGCCCTGGGACCGTATGGAGAATATGTTGCACCTCCGCCACATGCTACACAGATTGTCTACTCTGCTGATGGGCAGCCCTACGCTTATCCTTATCAGTACCAAG GTGGGTACACCACTGCTGGAGTGAACCACGTTGTTATTCAACGCCAGCATGAAGACCGAGGAGACGTGGCTTTGGGCATGCTCGCTGGAGCAGCAACTGGTTTGGCACTTGgctctctcttctctgtcttCTGA
- the LOC114562102 gene encoding pleckstrin homology domain-containing family B member 2 isoform X1, with the protein MAMVKSGWLHRQSTILRRWKRNWFDLWADGRLVFYNNQQRRDMEDDIHMRVDCINIRNAVACQELNPPEGKMRDSLLQIVCRDGRVISLCADSADDALAWTMALQDARINAVVATPQIGFAQEVIASAPPPYSEYAPPPQQGYALGPYGEYVAPPPHATQIVYSADGQPYAYPYQYQGGYTTAGVNHVVIQRQHEDRGDVALGMLAGAATGLALGSLFSVF; encoded by the exons ATGGCTATGGTAAAGAGTGGTTGGCTCCATCGACAAA GTACCATACTGCGTCGGTGGAAAAGAAACTGGTTTGATTTGTGGGCTGATGGACGGCTTGTGTTCTATAATAATCAGCAAAGGCGTGACATGGAGGATGACATCCACATGAGGGTTGACTGCATTAACATCCGCAACGCTGTTGCTTGTCAAG AGCTGAACCCTCCAGAGGGGAAGATGCGTGATTCCTTGCTTCAGATAGTTTGCAGAGATGGACGGGTCATCAGCCTGTGTGCAGACAGCGCAGACGATGCTCT GGCATGGACCATGGCACTTCAGGATGCCAGAATTAATGCG gTGGTCGCTACACCTCAGATCGGCTTTGCACAGGAAGTGATAGCATCTGCTCCTCCCCCCTACTCAGAATATGCTCCACCACCTCAG CAGGGTTATGCCCTGGGACCGTATGGAGAATATGTTGCACCTCCGCCACATGCTACACAGATTGTCTACTCTGCTGATGGGCAGCCCTACGCTTATCCTTATCAGTACCAAG GTGGGTACACCACTGCTGGAGTGAACCACGTTGTTATTCAACGCCAGCATGAAGACCGAGGAGACGTGGCTTTGGGCATGCTCGCTGGAGCAGCAACTGGTTTGGCACTTGgctctctcttctctgtcttCTGA
- the ing5a gene encoding inhibitor of growth protein 5a translates to MATAIYLEHYLDSIENLPCELQRNFTLMRDLDSKTEEKKGEIDKLAEEYIAKVKNLASEQRVEHLQKIQHAYSKCKEFSDDKVQLAMQTYEMVDKHIRRLDADLARFENELKEKLEVSGYESTDGRGPKKGESRGLREKRVSRGRARKCSDEDSPKKKKIKNSPDLSDALLPMQPSDVLDMPVDPNEPTYCLCHQVSYGEMIGCDNPDCPIEWFHFACVDLASKPKGKWFCPRCTQDKKKK, encoded by the exons ATGGCGACGGCAATATACTTGGAACATTACCTTGATA GTATTGAAAACCTACCATGTGAGCTACAGAGAAACTTTACTTTGATGCGGGACCTGGACAGTAAGACTGAAG aaaagaaaggagagatTGACAAACTGGCTGAAGAGTACATTGCTAAGGTGAAGAACTTGGCCTCGGAACAGCGAGTGGAACACCTGCAGAAGATCCAACATGCCTACAGCAAGTGCAAAGAGTTCAGCGACGATAAAGTCCAGCTTGCAATGCAGACATACGAAATG GTGGACAAACACATCCGCAGACTGGATGCAGATCTGGCACGGTTTGAGAATGAGCTGAAGGAGAAACTGGAAGTGAGCGGCTACGAAAGTACAGACGGAAGAGGACCGAAAA AGGGGGAATCCCGGGGGCTGAGAGAGAAGCGTGTATCCAGAGGAAGAGCAAGGAAATGTTCTGATGAAGATTcccccaaaaagaaaaagataaaaaacaG cccagacctgagtgatGCTCTCCTGCCTATGCAACCATCAGACGTTTTGGACATGCCAGTCGATCCCAATGAGCCTACCTACTGCCTATGCCATCAGGTGTCCTATGGAGAGATGATTGGATGTGATAACCCAGAT TGTCCGATCGAGTGGTTTCACTTTGCTTGTGTTGATCTCGCCTCAAAACCCAAAGGAAAATG GTTTTGTCCGAGGTGCACCcaagacaagaagaagaaatga